The proteins below are encoded in one region of Blochmannia endosymbiont of Camponotus (Colobopsis) obliquus:
- a CDS encoding inositol monophosphatase family protein codes for MHPMLNIAIRAIRKAGNFIIRQYEILNTINYKIHLNKHFIINFEKKITNIIIEIIHKSYPLHNFITTRNNCNYTQKNNHIQWVIDPLNNINNFIKKFPHFATSITIRIKGRTEIVVIYDPIRNELFSANRGGGALLNGCRLRCSINKNLEDTILATYFSETNKQQSIHLLNNLYIKCKDFRYTGSSLLDLAYVAVGRVDGLFATGIKPYSLIGGELIIREAGGLMSDLLGNTNYLVSGNIIAGNAKIIKEISLFFRIYLNSNLNKNQKHN; via the coding sequence ATGCACCCAATGCTTAATATCGCCATTCGTGCTATTAGAAAAGCTGGCAACTTTATTATTAGACAATACGAAATTCTTAACACTATAAATTATAAAATTCATTTAAACAAACACTTTATTATAAATTTTGAAAAAAAAATAACAAATATAATTATAGAAATAATTCACAAATCATACCCTTTACACAATTTCATTACAACTAGAAACAATTGTAATTATACTCAAAAAAACAATCATATACAATGGGTGATTGATCCATTAAATAATATTAATAACTTTATTAAAAAATTTCCGCATTTCGCAACATCCATTACTATTAGAATTAAAGGTCGTACAGAAATTGTCGTAATATACGATCCTATACGTAATGAATTATTTAGTGCAAATAGAGGAGGAGGTGCACTATTAAATGGTTGTCGTTTAAGATGTAGTATAAACAAAAATTTAGAAGATACTATATTAGCCACTTATTTTTCTGAAACTAATAAACAACAATCTATACATTTATTAAATAATTTATATATAAAATGCAAAGATTTCAGATATACCGGATCTTCTTTATTAGATCTAGCATATGTAGCTGTTGGGCGTGTAGATGGACTATTTGCAACTGGTATAAAACCATACAGCTTAATTGGCGGAGAATTAATAATTAGAGAAGCAGGAGGGTTGATGAGTGATTTACTTGGTAATACTAATTATCTAGTATCCGGTAATATTATCGCAGGCAACGCAAAAATAATTAAAGAAATATCTTTATTTTTTCGTATTTATCTAAATTCAAATTTAAACAAAAATCAAAAACATAATTAA
- the glyA gene encoding serine hydroxymethyltransferase, with the protein MNITDYDFELWQAIEKEILRQQQHVELIASENYASICVMKAQGTPLTNKYAEGYPGQRYYGGCEYVDIVERLGIDRAKKLFSADYANIQPHSGSQANYAVYSALLKPGDLILGMQLAHGGHLTHGSSVNFSGKLYKVVSYGVNDQGIIDYVHLSNLAKRYRPKVLVAGFSAYSRIIDWKKMREIADDVGSYLFVDMAHIAGLVAVGLYPSPIPYAHVVTATTHKTLAGPRGGLILASGGAKEFYKKLNSSVFPGCQGGPLMHVLAAKALAFREAMQPSFKNYQHQVITNAQIMANIFIQRGFKVVSNGTDSHLFLIDLINKNLTGKKVTEILSMANIIVNKNSVPNDCTNPSISSGIRIGTPAVTRRGFNGDNVSDIATWICDILENIDNMDMISSVKNKVLDICLHYPVQIN; encoded by the coding sequence ATGAATATTACAGATTATGACTTTGAGTTATGGCAAGCTATAGAAAAAGAAATTTTACGTCAACAACAACATGTTGAATTAATTGCATCAGAAAATTATGCTAGCATTTGTGTTATGAAAGCACAAGGTACGCCATTAACTAATAAATATGCTGAGGGGTATCCTGGTCAACGTTATTATGGTGGTTGTGAATATGTTGATATAGTAGAGAGATTGGGTATTGATCGGGCAAAAAAATTATTCAGCGCAGATTATGCTAATATACAACCACATTCTGGTTCTCAAGCGAATTATGCTGTTTATTCTGCTTTATTAAAACCAGGTGATTTAATTTTAGGTATGCAATTGGCTCATGGAGGACATTTAACTCATGGCTCTTCAGTAAATTTTTCTGGTAAATTATATAAAGTAGTGTCTTATGGAGTAAATGATCAAGGGATAATTGATTATGTGCATTTATCTAATTTAGCCAAACGTTATCGCCCTAAGGTGCTTGTAGCTGGTTTTTCAGCTTATTCAAGAATAATAGATTGGAAAAAAATGAGAGAGATAGCTGATGATGTAGGATCGTATTTATTTGTTGATATGGCACATATAGCAGGTCTTGTTGCTGTTGGTTTATATCCTAGCCCGATTCCTTATGCTCATGTTGTTACTGCTACCACACATAAAACTTTGGCTGGTCCACGTGGTGGTTTAATTTTAGCATCTGGTGGTGCTAAAGAATTTTATAAAAAATTAAATTCTTCTGTATTTCCTGGTTGTCAAGGTGGTCCTTTAATGCATGTACTTGCTGCTAAAGCATTAGCATTTAGAGAAGCAATGCAACCGTCTTTTAAAAATTATCAACATCAAGTTATTACTAATGCTCAAATAATGGCTAATATTTTTATTCAACGCGGGTTTAAAGTAGTATCTAATGGTACTGATAGCCATCTTTTTTTAATTGATTTAATAAATAAAAATCTTACTGGTAAAAAGGTTACTGAAATTTTAAGCATGGCTAATATTATTGTTAATAAAAATAGTGTTCCTAATGATTGTACAAATCCTTCAATTTCTTCGGGTATACGTATAGGGACGCCAGCGGTTACGCGTCGAGGTTTTAACGGAGATAATGTGTCTGATATAGCAACTTGGATATGTGATATATTAGAAAATATTGATAATATGGATATGATTAGTAGTGTTAAAAATAAAGTTTTAGATATTTGTTTACATTATCCTGTACAAATTAATTAA
- the rnc gene encoding ribonuclease III translates to MDFILINQLQDKLGYIFNQYNLLLQALTHRSASHIHNERLEFLGDSILNYVIANVLYGRFPHVDEGVMSRMRAILVRRNTLAEISREFNVGKCLRLGCGEMKSGGCLRESILADALEALIGSVFLDSNIQTVEKLIILWYNERLEKINLNNKQKDPKTRLQEYLQSLHLPLPVYWIVKVSGESHCQKFTIYCQISKLDYPVIGSGSNRRQAEQDAADKVLKILDFNKQNA, encoded by the coding sequence ATGGATTTTATATTAATTAATCAATTACAAGATAAATTAGGTTATATTTTTAATCAATATAATTTGTTATTACAAGCATTAACTCATCGGAGTGCTAGTCATATTCATAATGAAAGATTAGAATTTTTAGGTGACTCTATATTAAATTATGTAATAGCTAATGTTTTATATGGTAGGTTTCCCCATGTTGATGAAGGGGTGATGAGTAGAATGCGAGCTATTTTAGTACGTAGAAATACTTTAGCAGAAATATCTCGAGAATTTAATGTAGGTAAATGTCTTCGCTTGGGTTGTGGGGAAATGAAAAGTGGTGGATGTTTACGCGAATCTATTTTAGCTGATGCATTAGAAGCTTTAATAGGCAGTGTATTTTTAGATAGTAATATTCAAACTGTAGAAAAGTTAATTATTTTATGGTATAATGAACGTCTGGAAAAGATTAATTTAAATAATAAACAAAAAGATCCAAAAACTCGGTTGCAAGAATATTTACAAAGTTTACATTTGCCTCTTCCTGTTTATTGGATAGTTAAAGTTAGTGGTGAATCTCATTGTCAAAAATTTACTATATATTGTCAAATTAGCAAGTTGGATTATCCGGTCATTGGTAGCGGTTCTAACCGTAGACAAGCTGAACAGGATGCTGCAGATAAAGTTCTTAAAATATTAGATTTTAATAAACAAAATGCATGA
- the acpS gene encoding holo-ACP synthase — protein MTIYGIGVDIVEVNRIKCIVNRIGEKFARRILTDAELKRYHKEKCSSCFLAKRFAAKEATVKAFGFGMRYGLAYNQFEILNDELGKPKLCVFLNAAILANKLSILRMHVTLTDDKFYACAVVIFEQ, from the coding sequence ATGACAATTTATGGTATTGGCGTTGATATTGTTGAAGTTAATCGTATTAAATGTATAGTTAATCGAATTGGTGAAAAATTTGCTCGACGCATTCTCACTGATGCAGAATTGAAAAGATATCATAAAGAAAAATGTTCTAGTTGCTTTTTAGCCAAACGATTTGCTGCAAAAGAAGCTACAGTTAAGGCGTTTGGATTTGGCATGCGATATGGTCTTGCGTACAATCAATTTGAAATATTAAATGATGAATTAGGTAAACCAAAATTATGTGTATTTTTGAATGCTGCAATTTTAGCAAATAAATTATCTATTTTACGCATGCATGTAACTTTGACTGATGATAAATTTTATGCTTGTGCAGTAGTGATTTTTGAACAATAA
- the tadA gene encoding tRNA adenosine(34) deaminase TadA, with the protein MKATESNVVNKVDDEFWMRCALMLAQQATSVGEVSVGAVLVLNNKVIGIGYNNSIHYHDPTAHAEILALRCGGKILRNYRLLHTTLYVTLEPCIMCVGAMIHARINRLVFGAKDKKIGAVGSFMHILKYPGINHSISVTTGILNCLCSKQLSNFFKQRRRIKNIVFNK; encoded by the coding sequence ATGAAAGCAACAGAATCAAATGTTGTTAATAAAGTAGACGATGAGTTTTGGATGAGATGTGCGTTAATGTTAGCACAGCAGGCTACTTCTGTTGGTGAAGTATCTGTTGGTGCTGTTTTAGTATTAAATAATAAAGTTATTGGTATAGGATATAATAATTCTATTCATTATCACGATCCTACAGCTCATGCAGAAATTTTAGCATTACGATGTGGAGGTAAAATATTAAGAAATTATCGATTATTACACACAACACTTTATGTAACATTGGAGCCATGTATTATGTGTGTTGGGGCAATGATTCATGCTCGTATTAATAGATTAGTATTTGGGGCTAAAGATAAAAAAATTGGTGCAGTAGGATCTTTTATGCATATATTAAAGTATCCTGGAATAAATCATTCCATATCTGTTACTACTGGTATATTAAATTGTTTATGTTCAAAACAACTTAGTAATTTTTTTAAACAACGACGTCGTATAAAAAATATTGTGTTTAATAAATGA
- the era gene encoding GTPase Era, which produces MHEEKITYCGYVEIIGRSNVGKSTLFNKLICKKLSIVSDKPQTTWYSIIGVSTSGVHQIIYKDNPGIIKFTQKRMLNKLVEINSIYDILIKKITTLIIFVVEGIKWTYDDQAVLNELHDVFCPIILLINKVDEVYNKKLLLPHIQFLNNQIDFYVTLPVCIKNDTYPMKLVNIIKSILPIAKHQFSKDYVTNCSQEFIVSEIIREKLMWFLGGELPYISKVYVDQCEKNKSYGYKIYGSIVVKREEHKKIIIGKQGDKIKKISIAARQDMENLFKMAVHLEVWVKVKSEKFIAKRFGMI; this is translated from the coding sequence ATGCATGAAGAAAAAATTACTTATTGTGGTTATGTAGAGATAATTGGACGTTCAAATGTAGGAAAATCTACTTTATTTAATAAATTGATTTGTAAAAAATTGTCAATTGTATCAGATAAACCACAGACTACATGGTATAGTATAATAGGGGTCAGTACGTCAGGAGTACATCAGATAATTTACAAGGATAACCCTGGGATTATTAAATTTACTCAAAAACGTATGTTAAATAAACTTGTAGAAATTAATAGTATTTATGATATTTTAATAAAAAAAATAACAACATTAATTATTTTTGTTGTTGAAGGTATAAAATGGACTTATGATGATCAAGCGGTATTAAATGAGTTGCATGATGTTTTTTGTCCTATTATTTTATTAATAAATAAAGTAGATGAGGTTTATAATAAAAAATTATTGTTACCACATATACAGTTTTTGAATAATCAAATAGATTTTTATGTTACGTTACCTGTTTGCATTAAGAATGATACTTATCCAATGAAGTTAGTTAATATTATAAAAAGTATTTTACCTATAGCAAAGCATCAGTTTTCTAAGGATTATGTTACTAATTGTTCTCAGGAGTTTATAGTATCAGAAATTATACGTGAAAAATTAATGTGGTTTTTAGGAGGAGAATTACCATATATCAGTAAAGTTTATGTGGATCAATGTGAAAAAAATAAATCTTATGGTTATAAGATTTATGGTTCTATTGTAGTAAAACGAGAAGAGCACAAAAAGATAATTATTGGAAAGCAAGGTGATAAAATTAAGAAAATTAGTATTGCAGCTAGACAAGATATGGAAAATTTGTTTAAAATGGCAGTACATCTTGAAGTATGGGTAAAGGTAAAATCTGAAAAATTTATAGCAAAACGGTTTGGCATGATATAA
- the ispG gene encoding flavodoxin-dependent (E)-4-hydroxy-3-methylbut-2-enyl-diphosphate synthase yields MSNLTTVVRRKSKRIYVGSVPIGDAAPIAVQSMLNTRTTDIENSVKQINLLKDAGVDIVRIAVPTLASAEAFKIIKKQVTVPLVADIHFDYRIALKVAEYGADCLRINPGNIGNISRINSVVSSAKDKNISIRIGVNAGSLERDLLKKYREPTLDALLESAMRHIDILDKLNFDQFKVSIKSSDVFLTIEAYRRLAVQTDQPLHLGLTEAGGFRNGTVKSAIALGLLLQEGIGDTLRVSLAADPVEEVKVAFDILRSLHIRSRGINFIACPTCSRQEFDVISTVNILEKRLEDISRPMDVSIIGCVVNGPGEALVSTIGVAGGHNTSSYYEDGIRQKKRFDNKSLIDQLEVHIRAKAALLDAQEKNIILCNRINKLKDRE; encoded by the coding sequence ATGAGTAATTTAACGACTGTTGTTCGAAGAAAATCTAAAAGGATATATGTTGGTAGCGTGCCTATAGGAGATGCTGCTCCTATAGCTGTGCAATCGATGTTGAATACTCGTACTACAGATATTGAAAATTCTGTAAAACAGATTAATCTTTTAAAAGATGCGGGTGTTGATATTGTGCGGATTGCAGTGCCTACGTTGGCATCGGCGGAAGCATTTAAAATTATAAAAAAACAAGTTACAGTGCCTTTAGTGGCAGATATTCACTTTGATTATCGCATTGCCTTAAAGGTAGCTGAATATGGAGCAGATTGTTTACGTATTAATCCTGGGAATATTGGAAATATTAGTCGAATTAATTCAGTGGTATCATCTGCAAAAGATAAAAATATATCTATTCGTATTGGGGTTAACGCGGGTTCGTTAGAACGTGATTTATTAAAAAAATATAGAGAGCCTACATTAGATGCTTTGTTAGAATCGGCAATGCGTCATATTGATATTTTAGATAAATTAAATTTTGATCAATTTAAGGTGAGTATTAAATCCTCCGATGTGTTTTTAACAATCGAAGCGTATCGTAGATTAGCTGTACAAACTGATCAACCATTACATTTGGGGTTGACTGAAGCAGGTGGTTTCCGTAATGGTACTGTAAAATCTGCTATTGCATTGGGATTATTATTACAAGAGGGTATTGGAGACACTTTACGCGTGTCTTTAGCAGCTGATCCTGTGGAAGAAGTAAAAGTAGCTTTTGATATTTTAAGATCGTTGCATATTCGTTCACGAGGTATTAATTTTATTGCGTGTCCTACATGTTCACGGCAGGAGTTTGATGTTATATCTACAGTGAATATTCTTGAAAAAAGACTGGAAGATATTTCTCGTCCCATGGATGTTTCTATTATTGGTTGTGTTGTTAATGGTCCAGGCGAAGCTTTAGTTTCGACTATTGGAGTGGCTGGCGGGCATAATACTAGTTCTTATTATGAAGATGGTATACGACAAAAAAAACGTTTTGACAATAAATCATTGATTGATCAATTGGAAGTTCATATTCGCGCTAAAGCTGCATTGTTAGATGCACAAGAAAAAAATATCATTTTATGTAATAGAATAAATAAATTAAAAGATAGAGAATAA
- the ndk gene encoding nucleoside-diphosphate kinase, producing the protein MHQERTLSIIKPNAIVKNVVGAIISRLESHGFVIIAFKMLRLTPKQVEGFYFEHKEKLFFNNLVNFMTSERLVVQVLEGENIINRNRQVMGNTNPIHAAPGTLRADYADSLIENAIHGSDSKISAAREIAYFFNVLEIC; encoded by the coding sequence ATGCATCAGGAACGTACTCTTTCAATTATAAAACCCAATGCAATTGTTAAAAATGTAGTTGGTGCGATTATAAGTCGTTTAGAAAGTCATGGTTTTGTTATTATCGCTTTTAAAATGCTACGATTAACTCCTAAACAAGTTGAAGGTTTTTATTTTGAACATAAAGAAAAATTGTTTTTTAATAATTTGGTTAATTTTATGACATCAGAACGATTAGTAGTGCAAGTTTTAGAGGGTGAAAATATTATAAATCGTAATCGTCAAGTTATGGGAAATACTAATCCAATACACGCTGCTCCTGGTACTTTACGCGCTGATTATGCTGATAGTTTAATAGAAAATGCAATTCACGGATCAGATTCTAAGATATCAGCTGCGCGGGAAATTGCTTATTTTTTTAATGTACTTGAAATTTGTTAA
- the hisS gene encoding histidine--tRNA ligase, with protein sequence MSTILQAVRGMRDVLPNDTPLWQYIEDIFKSVLITYGYNEIKLPILENTSLFSRAIGSTTDVVEKEMYTFDDCNGVSLTLRPEGTAGCVRAGIEHNLFFSREQRLWCLGPMFRHERPQKGRLRQFYQLNVEVFGQQGPDIDFELIMMTYRFWRLLGISDYVYLELNSIGSFNTRLAYRQALVNFLTPYLDLLDKDSRRRFYCNPMRLLDSKNVAEQHFLKEAPSLFEYLDEESHVHFSQLCKLLDLSGIKYKINTRLVRGLDYYNRTVFEWFYENVDSHCIFCAGGRYDTLVEQLGGRKTPAIGFAIGIERLILLINDVNIGLHSNARLLHLDIYLISVDECLKGSAILLAERIRDALPSLRVITNHGGGSLKKQLSRANKNGARIALILGKKEFLMKHVLIRDLHSGVQEMLEENNLMIRLASIFKL encoded by the coding sequence ATGAGTACTATCCTTCAGGCTGTACGAGGAATGAGGGATGTATTGCCTAATGATACTCCCTTATGGCAATATATTGAAGATATTTTCAAAAGTGTGTTAATTACTTATGGTTATAATGAAATTAAATTGCCTATTTTAGAAAATACTTCTTTGTTTAGTCGTGCAATTGGTTCTACTACTGATGTAGTAGAAAAAGAAATGTACACTTTTGATGATTGTAATGGTGTAAGTCTAACATTGCGTCCTGAAGGAACAGCTGGATGTGTACGTGCTGGTATAGAACATAATTTATTTTTCAGTAGAGAACAACGTTTATGGTGTTTAGGTCCGATGTTTCGTCATGAACGTCCACAAAAAGGGCGTTTGCGACAGTTTTATCAGTTGAATGTTGAAGTCTTTGGCCAACAAGGTCCAGATATTGATTTTGAGTTGATTATGATGACTTACCGTTTTTGGCGGTTGTTAGGTATTAGTGATTATGTATATTTGGAATTGAATTCTATTGGTTCGTTTAACACTCGTCTTGCTTATCGTCAAGCATTAGTGAATTTTTTGACACCGTATTTAGATCTTTTAGATAAAGATTCTCGTCGTCGTTTTTATTGTAATCCAATGCGTTTATTGGATTCAAAAAATGTTGCTGAGCAACATTTTTTGAAAGAAGCTCCTTCTCTTTTTGAATATTTAGATGAAGAGTCGCATGTGCATTTTTCTCAATTATGTAAATTATTAGATTTGTCTGGCATTAAATATAAAATTAATACGCGTTTAGTTCGTGGTTTGGATTATTATAATCGTACAGTTTTTGAATGGTTTTATGAGAATGTAGATTCTCATTGTATTTTTTGCGCAGGAGGACGTTATGACACTTTAGTAGAACAATTAGGTGGACGGAAAACTCCTGCAATAGGTTTTGCTATAGGTATAGAAAGATTAATTTTGTTGATTAATGACGTGAATATTGGTTTACATTCAAATGCTCGTTTGTTGCATTTAGATATATATCTGATTTCAGTTGATGAATGTTTGAAAGGGAGTGCTATATTATTAGCAGAACGAATTAGAGATGCTTTACCATCTTTACGAGTAATTACTAACCATGGTGGTGGAAGTTTAAAAAAGCAATTGAGTCGTGCAAATAAAAATGGTGCTCGTATAGCTTTGATTTTAGGTAAAAAAGAATTTCTTATGAAACATGTTCTTATTCGAGATTTGCATTCTGGAGTACAGGAAATGTTGGAAGAAAATAATCTTATGATTCGTTTAGCATCAATTTTTAAATTATGA
- the rlmN gene encoding 23S rRNA (adenine(2503)-C(2))-methyltransferase RlmN, with amino-acid sequence MQKKINLFDLNRKKFRDFFVSLGEKYFRADQVMHWMYHYYCSNFYHMTNIKKTLQDKLYSLAEIHPPKIVKKQRSFDGTIKLTMQVGNQQIETVFLPSKNRSTLCISSQVGCGLQCTFCATGFQGFNRNLCVSEIIGQVWIINKMIKDKKIISRYPITNVVMMGMGEPLLNISNVVPAIEIMLDDIGFKLSKRHVTISTSGIVPALNKFIDMIDVALAVSLHASNDRIRNQLMPINRKYNMDDLLSSIRRYLFKSKAAHGMVTFEYIMLNYVNDYVEHAHELANRLRDISCKINLIPWNVISYFPYQCSSSARIDCFAKVLMSYGLITTIRKTRGSDINAACGQLIGKVTNRIVNFNNIIN; translated from the coding sequence ATGCAAAAAAAGATTAATTTATTTGATTTAAATCGTAAAAAATTTCGTGATTTTTTTGTTTCTTTAGGTGAAAAATACTTTCGAGCAGATCAGGTAATGCATTGGATGTATCATTATTATTGCAGTAATTTTTATCACATGACAAATATAAAAAAAACTTTGCAGGATAAATTATATTCATTGGCAGAAATTCATCCTCCTAAAATTGTAAAAAAACAGCGTTCTTTTGATGGGACAATTAAATTAACAATGCAAGTGGGCAATCAACAGATCGAAACTGTTTTTCTTCCCTCAAAAAACCGTTCAACTTTATGTATTTCTTCTCAAGTTGGATGTGGTTTACAATGTACTTTTTGTGCTACAGGTTTTCAAGGGTTTAATCGTAATTTATGTGTATCAGAAATCATTGGTCAGGTATGGATTATAAATAAAATGATTAAAGATAAAAAGATTATCAGTCGTTATCCTATCACCAATGTTGTTATGATGGGTATGGGAGAACCTTTGTTAAATATTTCCAATGTTGTGCCAGCTATTGAAATTATGTTAGATGATATAGGTTTTAAATTATCTAAACGGCATGTCACTATTTCTACTTCTGGTATAGTACCTGCTCTTAATAAATTTATTGATATGATTGATGTAGCATTGGCTGTTTCTCTTCATGCATCTAATGATAGAATACGTAATCAGCTTATGCCTATTAACCGTAAATATAATATGGATGATTTATTATCATCTATACGCCGTTATTTATTTAAATCTAAAGCTGCTCATGGGATGGTAACATTTGAATATATTATGTTAAATTATGTTAATGATTATGTTGAACATGCTCATGAGTTGGCAAATAGATTAAGAGATATTTCTTGTAAAATAAATTTGATACCATGGAATGTTATTTCTTATTTTCCTTATCAATGTAGTTCTAGTGCGCGCATAGATTGTTTTGCTAAAGTTTTAATGAGTTATGGTTTAATTACTACTATTCGCAAAACCAGAGGGAGTGATATTAATGCTGCGTGTGGACAATTGATAGGTAAAGTGACTAACCGTATAGTTAATTTTAATAATATTATTAATTAA
- a CDS encoding IscS subfamily cysteine desulfurase encodes MKLPIYFDYASTTPMDYRVLEKMKQCFTLDGVFGNPASRSHYYGWQAEDAVDLARSQIATLIGANSREIIFTSGSTESNNLAIKGVVEFYCKKNKCHIITSLIEHKSVLNTCQYLESQGVDVTYLVPQQNGLILLNDLNNFFRKETILVSIMHVNNEIGIVQDIEAIGNLCRRHGVLFHVDAAQSIGKLPVNLVFLPIDLMSFSAHKLYGPKGIGCLYVRQDAMINIQTQMHGGGHERGIRSGTLPVHQVVGMGEACRILQEEMSLEISRLFKLRNRFWKGLQRIDGIILNGSLQHGVATLLNICFPKIKNNVLISALKDIAISYGSACVSNQVEPSYVLKAIGLSDNLAYRSIRISFGRFTTIEEIDYAIYQIRHVISGLYEMDNLGGFV; translated from the coding sequence ATAAAATTGCCAATATATTTTGATTATGCTTCTACTACTCCGATGGATTATAGAGTATTAGAAAAAATGAAGCAGTGTTTTACTTTAGATGGTGTGTTCGGTAACCCAGCATCTAGATCACATTATTATGGTTGGCAGGCGGAGGATGCTGTTGATTTAGCTCGTAGTCAGATAGCTACATTAATAGGTGCAAATTCAAGAGAGATTATTTTTACTTCAGGTTCTACTGAATCAAATAATTTAGCAATTAAAGGAGTTGTTGAGTTTTATTGTAAAAAAAATAAGTGTCATATTATTACTAGTTTGATAGAACATAAATCAGTATTAAATACTTGTCAGTACCTTGAGTCTCAAGGAGTTGATGTTACATATTTAGTGCCACAGCAAAATGGTTTAATCTTATTAAATGATCTGAATAATTTTTTTCGTAAAGAGACTATTTTAGTTTCTATTATGCATGTAAATAATGAAATTGGTATTGTTCAGGATATTGAAGCAATTGGTAATTTATGTCGTCGTCATGGTGTTTTGTTTCATGTGGATGCTGCTCAAAGTATCGGTAAATTACCTGTTAATTTAGTATTTTTGCCCATTGATTTGATGTCGTTTAGCGCTCATAAATTATATGGCCCTAAAGGTATAGGTTGTCTTTATGTACGGCAAGATGCTATGATTAATATTCAAACACAAATGCATGGCGGTGGTCATGAACGTGGAATTCGATCTGGTACGTTACCTGTACATCAAGTTGTTGGTATGGGAGAAGCATGTCGTATTTTACAGGAAGAAATGTCATTAGAAATATCTCGTTTATTTAAGTTACGTAATCGTTTTTGGAAAGGTTTACAAAGAATTGATGGTATTATATTAAACGGTAGTTTACAACATGGGGTTGCGACATTATTAAATATTTGCTTTCCTAAAATAAAAAATAATGTTCTTATTTCAGCTTTAAAAGATATTGCTATTTCCTATGGTTCTGCCTGTGTTTCTAATCAAGTTGAGCCTTCTTATGTGTTGAAAGCAATAGGATTAAGTGATAATTTGGCTTATAGATCTATCAGAATTTCGTTTGGACGATTTACCACAATAGAAGAAATAGATTATGCAATCTATCAAATAAGACATGTTATTTCAGGTTTATATGAAATGGATAATTTAGGTGGTTTTGTATAA
- a CDS encoding helix-turn-helix domain-containing protein, translating to MNNDYDQGHKTITIGERLRNAREVMGLSQQAVADRLYLKISTIRDIEENDIHPNISSIFFRGYIRSYARLVHISDDEVMLMLSEQYPNLYSKSTSSHSLSLKKINYLQKYNWLIKISCLMFVLIVILVFFIIGVTIK from the coding sequence ATGAATAATGATTACGATCAGGGACATAAGACGATTACGATAGGTGAACGTTTGCGGAATGCTCGAGAAGTTATGGGATTAAGTCAACAAGCAGTAGCTGATAGATTGTATTTAAAAATTTCTACAATTCGTGATATTGAAGAAAATGATATTCATCCGAATATTTCATCAATTTTTTTTCGTGGGTATATTCGTTCATATGCTAGATTAGTGCATATTTCTGATGATGAAGTGATGTTAATGTTGTCTGAACAATATCCAAATTTATATTCAAAATCTACTAGCTCACATAGTTTATCTTTAAAAAAAATAAATTATTTACAAAAATATAATTGGTTAATTAAAATTTCTTGTTTAATGTTTGTTTTAATAGTTATATTAGTGTTTTTTATTATTGGTGTTACTATAAAGTAG